Proteins encoded in a region of the Saccharothrix ecbatanensis genome:
- the ilvD gene encoding dihydroxy-acid dehydratase, whose product MPPLRSRTTTHGRNAAGARALWRATGMTDSDFGKPIVAIANSYTQFVPGHVHLRDLGDIVADAIREAGGVPREFHTIAVDDGIAMGHSGMLYSLPSREIIADSVEYMVNAHQADAIVCISNCDKITPGMLNAAMRLNIPVVFVSGGPMEAGKAVVVDGVAVAPTDLITAISASASPAVDEAGLTEVERSACPTCGSCSGMFTANSMNCLTEALGLALPGNGSTLATHSARRELFSEAGRTIVDLCQRYYEQDDESALPRSIANRKAFENAMALDMAMGGSTNTVLHVLAAAREGEIDFTLADIDAVSRRVPCLSKVSPNSDYHMEDVHRAGGIPALLGELWRGGLLNEDVHTVHSPDISSWLGEWDVRAASPSKRAVELFHAAPGGVRTTQAFSTSNRWSKLDTDAAGGCIRDVAHAYTKDGGLAVLHGNLAERGAVIKAAGIEEELWHFEGPARVVESQEEAVSAILKKEIQPGDVLVVRYEGPAGGPGMQEMLHPTAFLKGAGLGKKCALITDGRFSGGTSGLSIGHVSPEAAGGGVIGLVRDGDRILIDIHERRLELLVDETVLAERRAKMEASERPWQPVDRVRPVTAALRAYARMASDASTGAVRDVNK is encoded by the coding sequence GTGCCACCGCTCCGTTCCCGCACCACGACCCACGGCCGCAACGCGGCGGGTGCCCGCGCGCTCTGGCGGGCGACCGGCATGACCGACAGCGATTTCGGCAAGCCGATCGTGGCCATCGCCAACTCCTACACGCAGTTCGTGCCGGGTCACGTGCACCTGCGTGACCTCGGGGACATCGTGGCGGACGCGATCCGCGAGGCCGGCGGGGTGCCGCGCGAGTTCCACACGATCGCCGTGGACGACGGCATCGCCATGGGGCACAGCGGGATGCTCTACTCGCTTCCGTCGCGGGAGATCATCGCCGACTCGGTCGAGTACATGGTGAACGCGCACCAGGCCGACGCGATCGTGTGCATCTCCAACTGCGACAAGATCACTCCCGGCATGCTGAACGCGGCCATGCGGCTCAACATCCCGGTCGTGTTCGTCTCCGGCGGGCCGATGGAGGCGGGCAAGGCGGTCGTGGTGGACGGTGTGGCCGTCGCGCCGACCGACCTGATCACCGCGATCTCCGCGTCCGCGTCGCCGGCCGTGGACGAGGCCGGGTTGACCGAGGTCGAGCGGTCCGCGTGCCCGACCTGCGGTTCGTGCTCGGGCATGTTCACCGCGAACTCGATGAACTGCCTCACCGAGGCGCTGGGCCTGGCGCTGCCGGGCAACGGCTCCACCCTGGCCACGCACTCCGCGCGCCGCGAGCTGTTCTCCGAGGCCGGCCGCACGATCGTGGACCTGTGCCAGCGGTACTACGAGCAGGACGACGAGTCGGCGCTGCCGCGCTCGATCGCCAACCGCAAGGCGTTCGAGAACGCCATGGCGCTGGACATGGCGATGGGCGGCTCCACGAACACCGTGCTGCACGTCCTCGCCGCCGCGCGGGAGGGCGAGATCGACTTCACGCTGGCGGACATCGACGCGGTGAGCCGGCGGGTGCCGTGCCTGTCGAAGGTGTCGCCGAACTCGGACTACCACATGGAGGACGTCCACCGGGCGGGTGGAATCCCGGCCCTGTTGGGTGAGCTGTGGCGCGGTGGTCTGCTGAACGAGGACGTGCACACCGTGCACAGCCCGGACATCTCGTCGTGGCTGGGCGAGTGGGACGTCCGCGCAGCTTCGCCGTCGAAGCGCGCCGTCGAACTGTTCCACGCCGCGCCCGGCGGGGTGCGCACCACGCAGGCGTTCTCCACGTCCAACCGGTGGTCGAAGCTGGACACGGACGCGGCGGGCGGGTGCATCCGGGACGTCGCGCACGCGTACACGAAGGACGGCGGCCTGGCCGTGCTGCACGGCAACCTGGCCGAGCGCGGCGCGGTGATCAAGGCGGCGGGCATCGAAGAGGAGTTGTGGCACTTCGAAGGGCCGGCGCGGGTGGTGGAGTCCCAGGAGGAGGCCGTGTCGGCGATCCTGAAGAAGGAGATCCAGCCGGGTGACGTCCTCGTGGTCCGCTACGAAGGGCCCGCCGGTGGGCCGGGGATGCAGGAGATGCTGCACCCGACGGCGTTCCTCAAGGGCGCGGGTCTGGGCAAGAAGTGCGCGCTGATCACGGACGGGCGGTTCTCCGGCGGCACGTCGGGGCTGTCCATCGGCCACGTGTCGCCGGAGGCGGCGGGCGGTGGCGTGATCGGGCTGGTGCGGGACGGCGACCGGATCCTGATCGACATCCACGAGCGGCGGCTGGAGCTGCTGGTGGACGAGACGGTGCTGGCCGAGCGGCGGGCCAAGATGGAGGCTTCCGAGCGGCCGTGGCAGCCGGTGGACCGGGTCCGGCCGGTGACCGCGGCGCTGCGTGCTTACGCCCGGATGGCCAGCGACGCGTCCACGGGCGCCGTGCGTGACGTGAACAAGTAG
- a CDS encoding DoxX family protein: protein MATHDDRSNASSGYSDDGYYSTSGVGGGVHHFDDGTQTTTKSDTFTKDTQGFDTTGYTPIADLDKPTTYDNFEDDERKPFGWTASADIGLLVLRLALGGAFVMHGLQKVFGLFGGPGMDGFTSNLQSIGFREARILAWVTAVTELGGGALLILGLFTPLAAAGVLGVMINVLALKYKGGFFAPNGVELEAAYAAMAFAVLFAGPGRASIDNNRSWFRHPLLSGFICLVITAGATAATLYVFR from the coding sequence GTGGCTACTCACGACGACCGTTCGAACGCATCGAGCGGCTACTCCGACGACGGGTACTACTCCACGAGTGGCGTGGGCGGCGGAGTGCACCACTTCGACGACGGCACCCAGACCACCACCAAGAGCGACACGTTCACCAAGGACACCCAGGGCTTCGACACGACCGGTTACACGCCGATCGCCGACCTGGACAAGCCCACCACCTACGACAACTTCGAAGACGACGAGCGCAAGCCGTTCGGCTGGACCGCGAGCGCCGACATCGGCCTGCTGGTGCTGAGACTGGCGCTCGGCGGCGCGTTCGTCATGCACGGCTTGCAGAAGGTGTTCGGCCTGTTCGGCGGGCCGGGCATGGACGGGTTCACGTCGAACCTCCAGTCCATCGGGTTCCGCGAGGCGCGGATCCTGGCGTGGGTCACCGCGGTGACCGAGCTGGGCGGCGGCGCGCTGCTGATCCTCGGCCTGTTCACGCCCCTCGCGGCGGCCGGCGTGCTCGGCGTGATGATCAACGTCCTGGCGCTGAAGTACAAAGGCGGGTTCTTCGCGCCCAACGGCGTGGAGCTGGAGGCGGCCTACGCGGCGATGGCGTTCGCGGTGCTGTTCGCCGGCCCCGGTCGTGCCTCCATCGACAACAACCGCAGCTGGTTCCGCCACCCGCTGCTGTCCGGCTTCATCTGCCTGGTGATCACCGCCGGCGCCACCGCGGCGACCCTCTACGTCTTCCGGTGA
- a CDS encoding 2-hydroxyacid dehydrogenase, translated as MSLTVLVPDELGVRALSDVEGVRPVRYEPGQPLPAEAAQAEVLVPKFLHGTDPRDVFTQLPSLKLVQLLSAGAERFIGVVPDGVMLSTCRGAHGGSTAEWAIGALLAIYRDFPVFERARQDRRWDYHFTETLQDKKVLVVGAGDLGEQFRRRLEPFDATATLVGRTARPGVHGVDELPELLGDFDAVLVVVPLTEETTGMVDAKFLSRMKDGAILVNAARGAVVDTDALLAELTSGRLRAALDVTEPEPLPSDHPLWTAPGLFLTPHVAGSCTGHSERAYAVVAAEVARFARGEQPVNLVKGEY; from the coding sequence GTGAGCCTCACCGTTCTGGTCCCCGACGAACTCGGTGTCCGCGCGCTGTCCGACGTGGAGGGTGTGCGGCCCGTCCGCTACGAACCGGGGCAGCCGCTCCCGGCCGAAGCCGCGCAGGCGGAAGTCCTGGTGCCCAAGTTCCTCCACGGCACGGACCCGCGTGACGTCTTCACCCAACTGCCGTCACTCAAACTGGTGCAATTGCTGTCGGCGGGCGCCGAGCGGTTCATCGGAGTCGTACCCGATGGTGTGATGCTGTCGACGTGCCGAGGCGCGCACGGCGGCAGCACGGCGGAGTGGGCGATCGGCGCGCTCCTCGCCATCTACCGGGACTTCCCGGTGTTCGAGCGGGCGCGGCAGGACCGGCGTTGGGACTACCACTTCACGGAGACCTTGCAGGACAAGAAGGTCCTCGTGGTCGGCGCGGGCGACCTGGGCGAGCAGTTCCGCCGTCGGCTGGAGCCGTTCGACGCGACCGCGACGCTGGTCGGCCGCACCGCGCGGCCCGGTGTGCACGGCGTCGACGAGCTGCCCGAACTGCTCGGCGACTTCGACGCGGTGCTGGTCGTGGTGCCGCTGACCGAGGAGACCACCGGGATGGTGGACGCGAAGTTCCTCTCCCGGATGAAGGACGGCGCGATCCTGGTCAACGCCGCACGTGGCGCGGTGGTCGACACAGACGCGTTGCTGGCCGAACTCACGTCCGGACGGCTCCGCGCGGCACTGGACGTGACCGAGCCCGAGCCGCTGCCGTCCGACCATCCACTGTGGACCGCACCCGGCCTGTTCCTCACCCCGCACGTGGCCGGCAGCTGCACTGGTCACAGCGAACGCGCGTACGCCGTGGTGGCCGCCGAGGTCGCCAGGTTCGCCCGGGGAGAGCAGCCGGTGAACCTGGTCAAGGGCGAGTATTAG
- a CDS encoding alpha/beta fold hydrolase, whose protein sequence is MREHDVFSADGTRIRVWRTKADGPDVLLSPGLGAVPTLWPELPAARVHSWYHRGTMASDRPADPGRIRLDDHVADAVAVLDAGGVERCVVMGWSMGVTVAAALALRHPERVSGLMLVAGVPGDAFGSVLGLPGVPVELRRLIGVSGVTALKAAGPLLDAVLHRLPVPDPGRFAGLAGLGRLASLAELSGLGRLAELSGLGRLSELSGLGRLSELSGLGRAAGLADLPGLRRLAGLPGLGGLAALGRLAGLGGGLDGSSAAAPAGSLAGSLRRYLQHDWRWYFTLALALGRSPRLDLTGVTCPTTVLAGRYDLLASTDGVVGPVAGLPQARVRLLPNTHFLPLEDPQLVADELDLLLDRADAVHRAVHELDGPLTSRSRPRA, encoded by the coding sequence ATGCGGGAGCACGACGTCTTCTCCGCGGACGGCACGCGGATCAGGGTGTGGCGGACCAAGGCCGACGGGCCCGACGTGCTCCTGAGCCCCGGCCTCGGCGCGGTGCCGACGTTGTGGCCGGAGCTGCCGGCGGCTCGGGTGCACAGCTGGTACCACCGCGGCACCATGGCGTCGGACCGGCCCGCCGATCCCGGCCGGATCCGGCTGGACGACCACGTCGCCGACGCGGTGGCCGTGCTGGACGCCGGCGGTGTGGAGCGGTGCGTGGTGATGGGCTGGTCGATGGGCGTGACGGTGGCCGCCGCGCTGGCGTTGCGGCACCCGGAGCGGGTGAGCGGTCTGATGCTGGTGGCGGGCGTGCCCGGTGACGCGTTCGGGAGCGTGCTCGGGTTGCCGGGGGTGCCGGTGGAGCTGCGGCGGCTGATCGGCGTGTCCGGGGTGACAGCGCTGAAGGCGGCGGGGCCGCTGCTGGACGCCGTGCTGCACCGGCTGCCAGTGCCGGACCCGGGCCGGTTCGCCGGTCTCGCCGGTCTCGGGCGGCTGGCCTCACTCGCCGAACTGTCCGGGCTCGGGCGGCTGGCCGAACTGTCCGGGCTCGGGCGGCTGTCCGAACTGTCCGGGCTCGGGCGGCTGTCCGAACTGTCCGGGCTCGGGCGGGCGGCTGGCCTCGCCGATCTACCCGGCCTCCGGCGGCTGGCCGGTCTACCCGGTCTCGGCGGGCTGGCCGCGCTCGGGCGGCTGGCCGGTCTCGGGGGCGGCCTCGACGGTTCGTCGGCGGCGGCGCCGGCCGGGTCGTTGGCCGGGTCGCTGCGCCGGTACCTCCAGCACGACTGGCGCTGGTACTTCACCCTCGCGCTGGCCTTGGGCCGGTCGCCCCGGCTCGACCTGACCGGCGTGACGTGCCCCACAACCGTCCTGGCCGGGCGGTACGACCTGCTCGCCTCGACGGACGGGGTGGTCGGCCCGGTAGCCGGCTTGCCGCAGGCGAGGGTGCGACTGCTGCCGAACACGCACTTCCTGCCGTTGGAGGACCCGCAGCTGGTCGCGGACGAGCTGGACCTCCTCCTCGACCGGGCTGACGCCGTGCACCGGGCCGTGCACGAACTGGACGGACCGCTCACCTCGCGTTCACGGCCGCGCGCCTAA
- a CDS encoding PQQ-dependent sugar dehydrogenase, with product MSRLRGVLIGSALGLLAAGCTSFPEQPDPAGWSPAQQLTPQAGPVPELPGELPKGPGQGQQPGQQPTPVPPPEGCKDFSPAVVGTCLEPVSGVALTDVNQTTGAVTALATERVTGRLLRVTKDVDPVEVAKFEVDASTDGGLSGLTLSPTYAEDQLVYVYVTTATDNRVMRLAPGDVPKPVLTGIPKGPTGNRGVLAYDRTGALLVATGDAGNPASAADPNSLAGKVLRIDGTGQPARGNPTAGSRVLASGLKSPGGLCVSGDGSKTWVTDAGASADLLYRVEPGKALGDPAWSWPDRPGIGGCASFSNMVALATGAVPGMINLPMNPDGSFTGKPQVTLNGAEGFGRLGPVLALDDTTALVGTVNKNAGGTPVSSDDRVVIIVREQDPEGGRD from the coding sequence GTGTCTCGACTGCGTGGAGTGCTGATCGGCTCGGCCCTGGGCCTGCTGGCCGCGGGCTGCACGAGCTTCCCCGAGCAGCCGGATCCGGCCGGGTGGAGCCCGGCCCAGCAGTTGACGCCGCAGGCCGGGCCGGTGCCCGAACTGCCCGGCGAGCTGCCGAAAGGACCTGGGCAGGGCCAGCAACCCGGCCAGCAGCCGACCCCGGTGCCGCCGCCCGAGGGCTGCAAGGACTTCAGCCCGGCCGTGGTCGGCACGTGCCTGGAACCGGTGTCCGGGGTGGCGCTGACCGACGTGAACCAGACGACCGGCGCGGTGACGGCGTTGGCGACCGAGCGCGTCACCGGGCGGCTGCTCAGGGTGACGAAGGACGTCGACCCGGTCGAGGTGGCGAAGTTCGAGGTCGACGCGTCGACTGACGGCGGGCTGAGCGGGCTCACGCTGTCGCCGACGTACGCCGAGGACCAGCTGGTGTACGTGTACGTGACCACGGCGACCGACAACCGGGTGATGCGGCTGGCGCCGGGGGACGTGCCGAAGCCGGTGCTGACCGGTATCCCGAAGGGGCCGACGGGCAACCGGGGCGTGCTGGCCTACGACCGCACCGGCGCACTGCTGGTGGCGACCGGTGACGCCGGCAACCCGGCGTCGGCGGCCGACCCGAACTCGCTCGCCGGGAAGGTGCTGCGGATCGACGGCACCGGCCAGCCGGCGCGGGGCAACCCGACGGCCGGGTCGCGGGTGCTGGCGAGCGGGCTGAAGTCGCCCGGTGGGCTGTGCGTTTCGGGTGACGGAAGCAAGACTTGGGTGACGGACGCGGGCGCGTCGGCCGACCTGCTGTACCGGGTGGAGCCGGGCAAGGCGCTGGGCGACCCGGCGTGGTCGTGGCCGGACCGGCCGGGGATCGGCGGCTGCGCGTCGTTCTCGAACATGGTGGCGCTGGCGACCGGCGCCGTGCCCGGCATGATCAACCTGCCGATGAACCCGGACGGCAGCTTCACCGGCAAACCCCAGGTGACCCTGAACGGCGCCGAGGGCTTCGGCCGCCTGGGCCCGGTGCTGGCCCTCGACGACACGACCGCGCTGGTCGGCACCGTGAACAAGAACGCGGGCGGCACACCGGTCTCCAGCGACGACCGCGTGGTGATCATCGTGCGTGAGCAGGACCCCGAGGGCGGCAGGGACTGA
- a CDS encoding M14 family zinc carboxypeptidase, whose translation MRSLLITVLLLATMATPASAEPVVGRADQPANGTERNHVAAPAPPRPAVASGLNRPDAKLGYPRRTLLRAYPEDQGDRSIKLGLAPYHSLAPRLNDLQRRSDRVSVEVVGQSTQGRDLYLVTLTAPESAAQTRKQDAWREKIENDPVAAARDQLLRNTYKAPVWINANIHGDEWEGTDGALRVIEALALGTDRHTAEFLHRNRVYVNLTANPDGRVAGTRANASGFDLNRDFVTSSQPESRAMRDVVKRIQPLLVLDEHGYVANTLIEPTTPPHGQNYDFDLYIKHGYAGGLHMEDAVQALGHSEAATPEIPFRDYEPGVWDGWAPIYTAQYSMYHGAVSYTVEIPLRVNRNDYVTQPVTELRRRSAINTDVVEATIRSALTYVRDNRLSMVDNQIEMFRRGLAGESQRFVPDGFVPGFGPEDRYTTEFPRAYVVPVGDGQRSGPAAARLVDHLVAHDVRVKRAERAFSAGGREYPAGSYVVDMHQPKRALANVMLEAGRDISAKVPVMYDISGWSHRLLWGASVDVVRDGSVDVRGRDVAAASPTGSVTAPEGSDLALVPADGQDAAAVNDLLSRGLELRRQADGTIVVPASARSAAEEVSNRYGVRFTAVGTVGGVPLRRPVVAGAVAADELKALRDMGFEVRPVSTDVLNGGFDLAAVDVLFVSSGLRYDQLTVAARSGVDAFLARGGVVTRGATGARFNADAGVLPVRAVAGREDANGVVTVVDDAGEVGHSFVYAPYWFTDLGPGVSVRQRYQDVVAGHWLARADGSGGPEAAAGQAAVVAGTSPRGARAVLFGTEPLFRDHPKGLYRQVADAVYRTAAHPGTAL comes from the coding sequence GTGCGTTCGTTGTTGATCACGGTGTTGTTGCTGGCCACGATGGCCACCCCCGCGAGCGCCGAGCCCGTCGTCGGCCGGGCCGACCAGCCCGCCAACGGCACGGAACGCAACCACGTCGCCGCTCCCGCGCCACCCCGGCCGGCCGTGGCGAGCGGCCTGAACCGCCCCGACGCCAAGCTCGGCTACCCCCGCCGCACGCTCCTGCGCGCCTACCCGGAGGACCAGGGCGACCGGTCGATCAAGCTCGGTCTCGCGCCGTACCACTCGCTCGCGCCGCGCCTCAACGACCTCCAGCGCCGCAGCGACCGGGTTTCCGTCGAGGTCGTCGGCCAGTCGACCCAGGGACGCGACCTCTACCTGGTGACGCTCACCGCCCCCGAAAGCGCGGCCCAGACCCGCAAGCAGGACGCGTGGCGCGAGAAGATCGAGAACGACCCGGTCGCCGCCGCCCGCGACCAGCTGCTCCGCAACACCTACAAGGCGCCGGTGTGGATCAACGCCAACATCCACGGCGACGAGTGGGAGGGCACCGACGGCGCTCTCCGCGTGATCGAAGCGCTCGCGCTCGGCACCGACCGGCACACGGCGGAGTTCTTACACCGCAACCGCGTCTACGTGAACCTCACGGCGAACCCCGACGGGCGGGTGGCCGGGACGCGGGCCAACGCGAGCGGCTTCGACCTGAACCGCGATTTCGTCACGTCGTCGCAGCCGGAGTCGCGGGCGATGCGGGACGTGGTCAAGCGCATCCAGCCGTTGCTGGTGCTGGACGAGCACGGGTACGTGGCGAACACGCTGATCGAGCCGACCACGCCGCCGCACGGCCAGAACTACGACTTCGACCTCTACATCAAGCACGGCTACGCGGGCGGCCTGCACATGGAGGACGCCGTGCAGGCACTCGGGCACTCGGAGGCGGCCACGCCGGAGATCCCGTTCCGCGACTACGAACCCGGCGTGTGGGACGGCTGGGCGCCGATCTACACAGCGCAGTACTCGATGTACCACGGCGCCGTGTCCTACACGGTCGAGATCCCGTTGCGGGTGAACCGGAACGACTACGTGACGCAGCCCGTGACGGAACTGCGGCGGCGTTCGGCGATCAACACGGACGTGGTCGAGGCGACGATCCGCAGCGCGCTCACGTACGTGCGGGACAACCGGCTTTCGATGGTGGACAACCAGATCGAGATGTTCCGCCGTGGTCTGGCGGGGGAGTCGCAGCGGTTCGTGCCGGACGGTTTCGTGCCCGGTTTCGGCCCGGAGGACCGCTACACCACCGAGTTCCCGCGCGCGTACGTCGTGCCGGTGGGCGATGGGCAGCGGTCCGGTCCGGCCGCGGCACGGTTGGTGGACCACCTGGTGGCGCACGACGTGCGGGTGAAGCGGGCGGAACGGGCGTTCTCGGCGGGCGGTCGGGAGTACCCGGCCGGGTCGTACGTGGTGGACATGCACCAGCCGAAACGCGCTCTGGCCAACGTGATGCTGGAGGCCGGTCGGGACATCTCGGCCAAGGTGCCGGTCATGTACGACATCAGCGGGTGGAGCCACCGGCTGCTGTGGGGCGCTTCGGTGGACGTCGTGCGGGACGGGTCGGTGGACGTGCGCGGACGTGACGTGGCGGCGGCGTCGCCGACCGGTTCGGTGACGGCCCCGGAGGGCAGCGACCTGGCGCTCGTGCCGGCCGACGGCCAGGACGCGGCGGCGGTGAACGACCTGCTGTCGCGTGGGCTGGAGCTGCGTCGGCAGGCGGACGGGACGATCGTGGTGCCCGCCTCGGCACGGTCGGCGGCGGAGGAGGTGTCGAACCGGTACGGGGTCCGGTTCACGGCCGTGGGCACAGTGGGCGGGGTGCCGTTACGGCGTCCGGTGGTGGCCGGTGCGGTGGCGGCGGATGAGCTGAAGGCGTTGCGGGACATGGGTTTCGAGGTGCGACCGGTGTCCACGGACGTGCTGAACGGCGGGTTCGACCTCGCCGCGGTGGACGTGCTGTTCGTGTCGTCGGGGTTGCGGTACGACCAGCTGACCGTCGCGGCGAGGTCGGGGGTGGACGCGTTCCTCGCGCGCGGTGGTGTGGTGACGCGAGGGGCGACGGGGGCGAGGTTCAACGCCGACGCCGGGGTGCTGCCGGTGCGGGCGGTCGCGGGACGGGAGGACGCGAACGGGGTCGTGACGGTCGTGGACGACGCCGGCGAGGTCGGTCACTCGTTCGTGTACGCGCCCTACTGGTTCACCGACCTCGGGCCTGGGGTGAGCGTGCGACAGCGGTACCAGGACGTCGTCGCGGGGCACTGGCTCGCCCGTGCCGACGGTTCCGGTGGGCCGGAGGCGGCGGCCGGTCAGGCGGCGGTGGTGGCAGGCACGTCACCCCGAGGCGCCCGAGCGGTCCTGTTCGGCACCGAACCCCTGTTCCGCGACCACCCGAAGGGCCTGTACCGACAGGTGGCGGACGCCGTCTACCGCACCGCCGCCCACCCGGGAACGGCGCTCTGA
- a CDS encoding CHAT domain-containing protein — MTVPAQTPVRRPRGTRRASSGPDDTVALARQLHRSALDAATADRHPAAIRQMRRGLALLETPGIDPQARLEVRTRLLNTLAFCLAETGNVDDGLVQLAGVDRELAGLRDEELRAHLSTLVNLNRAALLCRVGRIDEGIAQLDREIERSERRLTAHAGQESVDLLALALSNRGNAHGEVHRHEKAVRDLNRAVELANAHDLPLRAAIAEHALGNAVQRAGDIPAALHHYHEANRAFQELEPGLLLRLRIDQAEAMISVGLADEAGRLLDEVLPELRRQRIGQDVAEAELFRAAAALQDGDLVLARRMARSAQRKLVGRGSPAWAAVAGLIALRVDVLRALESRRPVAEVVVRALELSVELAGLKLLDQAAFALVLAARLEIRRGSPDRGAELLRRVPKSRRITPIDHRMLLRLCRAELALARGNERVALAQAKAGLAELGRMRDRLGGLELVSGTAVHGRELGELAVRLVLEAGDSAADAKRLFTWLERTRAQLYRYDPAESAVDSELGERIADVRRLSRVLLRARLDGLPTAELEGRLKQSQRAATRMGWTSGPWGTPRPVVTPDEVLARLGGRAMVSFAVSDDELVALVLAGERVRMVRLGSAAAVTESARRLHADLNALAPDYLPPLLAEVIAASARREAEKLDRLLLRPLAPMIGSRELVIVPTGALYVVPWGVLPMCANRPTTAAPSATAWVSAIRADREPATGVLLVRGPGLHAAQGEIDRLAGYHGEAKLLGVSEARVNSVLEALDGVELAHIAAHGEHEPENALFSRLELVDGAMFAHEVGRVRRPPHQVVLAACELALNRVRPGDEPLGFAGALLASGARTVIAASSRVGDEPSAAAMADFHRNLAGGASPAVALADAVAVDPLRRPFVCLGSG; from the coding sequence ATGACGGTGCCTGCGCAAACACCCGTTCGCAGACCACGCGGGACGCGCCGCGCCTCCTCCGGGCCGGACGACACGGTCGCGCTGGCCCGGCAGCTGCACCGCAGCGCGTTGGACGCGGCCACCGCCGACCGACACCCCGCCGCGATCCGGCAGATGCGCCGGGGCCTGGCCCTGCTGGAGACCCCGGGCATCGACCCGCAGGCACGGCTTGAGGTCCGCACCCGGCTGCTGAACACGCTGGCGTTCTGCCTCGCCGAGACGGGCAACGTGGACGACGGCCTGGTCCAGCTCGCCGGCGTCGACCGCGAGCTGGCGGGCCTGCGGGACGAGGAGTTGCGCGCCCACCTCTCCACCCTGGTCAACCTCAACCGCGCCGCCCTGCTGTGCCGGGTCGGCCGCATCGACGAGGGCATCGCCCAGCTCGACCGGGAGATCGAGCGCAGCGAACGGCGCCTCACCGCGCACGCCGGCCAGGAGTCCGTCGACCTGCTCGCGCTCGCGTTGTCCAACCGGGGCAACGCGCACGGCGAGGTCCACCGCCACGAGAAGGCCGTCCGCGACCTGAACCGGGCGGTCGAGCTGGCCAACGCGCACGACCTGCCGTTGCGCGCCGCGATCGCCGAGCACGCGTTGGGCAACGCGGTGCAGCGCGCCGGTGACATCCCGGCCGCACTGCACCACTACCACGAGGCCAACCGGGCGTTCCAGGAACTCGAACCCGGCCTGCTGCTGCGGCTGCGCATCGACCAGGCCGAGGCGATGATCAGCGTCGGTCTGGCCGACGAGGCCGGTCGGCTGCTGGACGAGGTGCTGCCGGAGCTGCGCCGCCAACGCATCGGGCAGGACGTGGCCGAGGCCGAGCTGTTCCGCGCGGCGGCGGCGTTGCAGGACGGCGACCTCGTGCTGGCCCGGCGGATGGCGCGGTCGGCGCAGCGGAAGCTGGTGGGGCGCGGCAGTCCGGCGTGGGCTGCGGTGGCGGGGCTGATCGCGTTGCGGGTGGACGTGCTGCGGGCCTTGGAGTCACGGCGGCCGGTCGCCGAAGTGGTGGTGCGCGCCCTGGAGCTGTCCGTCGAGCTGGCCGGGTTGAAGCTGCTCGACCAGGCCGCGTTCGCGCTCGTGCTGGCGGCCCGGCTGGAGATCCGCCGGGGTTCCCCGGACCGCGGCGCCGAGTTGCTGCGCCGCGTCCCCAAGTCACGCCGGATCACGCCGATCGACCACCGGATGCTGCTGCGGCTGTGCCGGGCGGAGCTGGCGCTGGCCCGCGGCAACGAGCGGGTGGCGTTGGCGCAGGCGAAGGCGGGGTTGGCCGAACTGGGCCGGATGCGGGACCGACTGGGTGGGCTGGAACTCGTCTCGGGAACCGCCGTGCACGGCCGTGAGCTGGGTGAACTCGCCGTCCGGCTGGTGCTGGAGGCCGGTGACTCGGCGGCCGACGCGAAGCGGCTGTTCACCTGGCTGGAGCGGACCAGGGCGCAGCTGTACCGGTACGACCCGGCCGAGTCCGCGGTGGATTCCGAGCTGGGCGAACGGATCGCCGACGTGCGCCGGTTGAGCCGGGTGCTGCTGCGGGCCCGCCTCGACGGCCTGCCGACCGCCGAGCTGGAGGGGCGGCTCAAGCAGAGCCAGCGTGCCGCGACGCGGATGGGCTGGACTTCCGGCCCGTGGGGCACGCCGCGCCCGGTCGTGACGCCGGACGAGGTGCTGGCCCGGCTTGGTGGACGGGCCATGGTGAGCTTCGCGGTGTCCGACGACGAGCTGGTCGCCTTGGTGCTGGCCGGGGAACGTGTCCGCATGGTGCGCCTCGGGTCGGCCGCCGCCGTCACGGAGAGCGCGCGCCGCCTGCACGCCGACCTCAACGCGTTGGCGCCGGACTACCTGCCGCCGCTGCTGGCGGAGGTCATCGCGGCGTCCGCGCGCCGTGAGGCGGAGAAGCTGGACCGGCTGCTGCTGCGTCCGCTGGCGCCGATGATCGGCTCGCGGGAGCTGGTCATCGTGCCGACGGGTGCGCTGTACGTGGTGCCGTGGGGTGTGCTGCCGATGTGCGCGAACCGGCCGACCACCGCCGCGCCGTCCGCCACCGCGTGGGTGTCGGCGATCCGGGCGGACCGGGAGCCGGCCACCGGGGTGCTGCTGGTGCGCGGTCCGGGGTTGCACGCGGCGCAGGGTGAGATCGACCGGCTCGCGGGTTACCACGGTGAGGCGAAGCTGCTCGGCGTCAGCGAGGCGCGGGTGAACTCGGTGCTGGAGGCGTTGGACGGCGTGGAGTTGGCGCACATCGCCGCGCACGGCGAGCACGAGCCGGAGAACGCGCTGTTCTCGCGGCTGGAGCTGGTGGACGGCGCGATGTTCGCGCACGAGGTGGGGCGGGTGCGCCGGCCGCCGCACCAGGTCGTGCTGGCCGCGTGCGAGCTGGCGTTGAACCGCGTGCGGCCCGGTGACGAGCCGCTGGGGTTCGCCGGCGCGCTGCTGGCGAGCGGCGCGCGGACGGTGATCGCGGCGTCCAGCCGGGTGGGCGACGAGCCGTCGGCGGCGGCGATGGCCGACTTCCACCGCAACCTCGCGGGCGGGGCGTCACCGGCGGTGGCGTTGGCCGACGCGGTGGCCGTCGACCCGCTGCGCCGCCCGTTCGTGTGCCTAGGCTCGGGCTGA